In Epinephelus moara isolate mb chromosome 20, YSFRI_EMoa_1.0, whole genome shotgun sequence, the genomic stretch ttcctccattgtttaaACAAGCCAACAAAAGTTGCTagtgtctgtggagaattgttttgcatccagctaagccccacccaccaaaaaACTTCATACTGTTTGCCAACAGTACAAAGGTATATTCTAcaccaataaaaacatagatGTAAATGTTCTATTTATATATCAAATAGATCTTAGCATAACCCTTTTTATATATAAAGTAGACCCCTCTTAATCcgacacactgctcctttaaatagttttgttgttttgttgccaAGACAACCATCAGAGCTCAGTGTCAACATGCAGCCGTCACTGATGAATGTTTAACAAGCTGCTTGGAAGTCGTTTCATGTTACATGTCTGAAGTGAAAAGACTTTGAGTAACATAACGCCGCTCTCATCCTAAAGCTGTCGTaaatgtgacctttgacctggaTTATTGCTGATAAGCATCAGTCATCCAGCTGTGCGGCCTGGACTGAGAATGGAAACACGTTCAGTTACAATACAAAGGACCCAACTGGTGTTTCCTGCATGTTTAACTCCATTAAATCCCAAATTGTGTGTCATTTCCTGCTAACTTTTTAGATTCATTCCCCTCCTGCCAGGCAGCCGTTGGTTTCACTTCATTTCTACAAAAATCAACTTGCAGAGAGATAATCCATCACAAAATGTATCTATGTGTTCATGACACATCTCTGTTATTCCTCGGCATAAGTCCCAAACCTCAAAGCAAACATTTTGGACgctcttttcatttattttcctctgagacaCTTGATACTCGACAGCTTCACCACTGGCAGCTGCACAGCTACTTTACACAGCTACTTTACAGAGTGATATTATGTTTGGTGTGCTTTCagcttgttctgctgcccccagTGGCCGAAACCTCGAACTGTAACTTGCTTTTCACTTCAGTTTAATTTtgttcagacagacagaaacacagccaGCTGCTGACACTGCAGAGTTTGGCTGATGGATGAGGTGTAATGGCACCTGAAAATCCTGTGATATGTCACATACACCTTGTTTTATTGTCTCGCTTTAATCTGTACGTGCTGTGCTTTAGCACATTAACACACCTGCTGCTTTACACATCTGACTCAACTTCCAGCGCGTGTCAACAGTTTGGAGGTTGTTCAAAACAATGTGACCTCTGTCTGTTATCACGTTCTCGGGTGACCTGCCAGAATGTGCAgccacattgttgttgttgttgtttccgcAGGTCAGGAGGTTAAATTTAGAGTCGATCTGCTTTCACTGTCTGTCAGCCAGAGGAAGCAGCTCACACCTCCTCGCTGTGTTCACTGTCAGCATGATCCAACAGTGCTATGGCTCAAAGTTTGTTCAGCTGCAATTTCTCTAATGACCACTAGATGGGGGAAACCCAACTTCCCTCTGgaaagttaataaataaataaataaataaataactgaatgggcctaccaggcacaggacCAGGGGCCCCTCTGGTCttcacctgccctgtttggttcagttcagtcaaactcaactttatttgccccctcagtgcggttcgtttgtgcaggtgtgaacacatcgaaacaaccggaccgagaccttcttgaagaggtggtctcggtccggttccaaaggaactctggtgcgattggtttgtggtgagaaggtgttccgacctggatgtgaagcaactgcagtcacatgacacattgtttgggttaaacatgagcatgttacagtcctggaggattattaatgtgcacctcctcctgtactgccttaatatgcacattcagcacatccaatgcatcaaaacattgttttctagttggagccgcgcctcgttttcaaactgtatggtttgactaaaatgaacaatgacagcaatatagtccacgatgagcagcgctaaaatcaacctgcgtagttgtccctccattgtgacattagaaagtgtcacatttatcttgcaagtgtactcttcttcaacgtttgctttacttcctggatttttcccacatggaaattctgaccaatcaagagcagctttctcacacaaggcatttgatctggtccgcttgtaaatgctgccgtgagaacacgaaccaactctaggcaattatacaactttggaacaacatgagtccctgattcagaccagaggagaccactctagggctgacagcagccttagTGTTACTAACGGCAACAGCACcttaaaaaatactttgatCCTGTGACATTATTTAGATGTACCCTTTTATTTGACAATTTACAGTGTTTAAGAGCCCTCCCTGCTTCGGGTACGTAATGGTCTGAACATCACCATCTCTGTTTtatttcccccccaaaaaaacagatACACAGTTAACAGGCTCCTTCATCCAACACCTGAGTCCCAGAAATCTGAGTCACCTCACACaatacagtgaaaataaacttcGTTAATGCCctttagaaaaaaatcatttacagTAACACAGTCTCATTGCTCACACTTTCTAGGTGAgctctagagcagtggttccaaactgcTCCACCCACGGggtccaaatttctccttcGTCATTCGTTCAAGATCCACaaagtttaatacattcagcgctTGTGTTTGtccatgtcatcgagctagtttgctgtctctgttaagtatcTGTCCgttaacaggaaacagcactacaaaataaaagcctgtgcCAAAAATTttctgtacttcaaaataaagtgcatttatGGGcccgcaacccacttttggactgtgacccactcgttgggaaccactgctctagatcATTCTTAGGTGTAATTCATAGATGGTTGATAAATACAGGCCCTGTTAcataaaaggaaagaaaaaaacacaaactcatTACCAAATTTAAGACTCAGTATACAAGATGGAAATCGTCCCCTCAGTCCTCCCTGCAGATGATTTTGGCGTACAGGTCGTTCTCTTTGAACAACAGGTAGTCCTTCAGCCTGTTGGGCAGGTGGGCGGACATcagactgctgcagctcagGTGTTTCCTGATCACCACTCTGCTCAGGTGAGACAGAGAGCGAGGGTTACCTGGAGAGCACAGAGGAGCAGTTTGTGCCAAAGTGACAGGAACATGTCATACCTGACAGGAACAGGAAGTACGCCCCCTGGTTCTCATGTACAACAGCAGCTATTTAACTGTTTTCACCACACTGTTAACTCACGTATGGTCCTGTGAATGTGAGACCACTCCTTGTGTTTCTCCAGGATCTTTCTCAGCTTGCCACAGAGAGAAACCTGACCGACGTATTCCAGGAGGATTGAGACGACTTGGCCCACAAGGTTCACCAGCCAGGAGACACTGACGAAATCACAAAACTGGACGACAGAACAACATTCACAGGATTCAGACAGGTAGGTTTACTGTTTAGAGTCAGCTGTATTTGTCTTTCAGAGTTCTCATGAGAGCAATTAAACCAGCCTCATTTTCCATGTCATAATTCACACGTATTAAACAAATACGTTCCAAAAATTATCTATAATGTACTTGTGATTTTATGTGACCAGGAAGCCCTGAAATTCTTGCAAAAGGCCTTGAAAGCAGCACACCAAAAGCgttcaggtttcaaagggttaaagaagATGATGTAGGCATATATGTTTCCAATCACCACTGTGCCAGCTCCACCAAATTTGTGCTAAGTTTGTGCTTGATTTATccttttatgtctattttacaagtgttggtggtgcttttgTGGTTTGCTCTGGACGGTGGTGGCGGTGTATGCTGtggcgctccggagccctccgcataagatatgcaggacttctatttttgctggACGCCGGAGAACAACGCAGCGATTCAGCCCctagcagatcgtgcggggcaggaagtcgtgcacagaaacaaaataaaacatctggttaatttaaataaaacatctggttaattttcaaaataaaaaacagtgttcacggcggatcatatttccctgcactacaccttgaaaacgtcataatgggcggaggcaggcctgaagtcaacaggtcagaggttttcagacgtcatttcaccccgttgacaccatggacgaggagatgttaatcatggaggtgcacccagatgtcttcctactactcctctggttttgtggttctgtttatagaaactacatcttgttatatcgcgcgattatgcgtgaattcgcgAGATCTCATGtgtcctcgtgactcccgctgtccggcaGAGCTGCAATGCTCCACAGAGCAAACGCAGCCGGAGGGTGTCGACGCcagcggagcacgcagcggataagcAGCGCTGCTGTTCCGCAACAGACACGCATTCAGTGGAATTCCGGTGTGAGTCATTCATCGGAATGAGGAAAGCTGTCTATAAACTTTCCTTTTGCGGACTTCTGCTCGCTCGCCAGGTCGAGGTTTTCAATGTTAATATCAGTAAACATCAAAATAAGATGGAGAAGAATGGGTGCAAACTGAACCGGCATCCTGTTAGCCATTGTACAGGAAAatggaaaactggaaaatacTGGACGACCTCGGTGCCGCATCAGTTTCCAACGTGATaccaggaactgtaatatcctcTGATTCACTGAAACGTGGCTAAATCCTAGACACAGATCTGGCACTGACACTGATGGAGCAGAAGACTCTcttgagagaaggagaggaggggtgTGCTTTAGAGGCCGTACACGTGccgcgttttttttttttgcaatatggAGGTGGAGCAGCTTCCTTGCACAAGGAGCCGAACTCCAGGcgattatacaactttgtaacaaacctagtccctgattcggaccaaagcaagacgaCTCTATggctgaaagcaccctgagacatcattttatttctacagTGAGAAAACAACTTACAGCAACTTTTTCCTCCTGATCTTGTGAGTAACTAGTCTCGCTCAGGTCGTCCCATTCGTCGTCATGGTTACAACAGAAACACTTCTCTGCGTCATAGCCGTTGTTGAGCAGCAGCCTCATCATCACCTCATCCTTCAGACAGTACAGCAGCGCCGTGGGGAACACCGTGTCATTCACCACTGTGAAGTAACAGTTCACATCTGCTTTGGCCGccagcagcagcttcacaaTCTCGTAGCGGCCCGACCTGACCGCCACCAGGAGGCAGCGCAGCGGGTCCAGGTCTGGTTTGGCACCCGACCTCAGTAGAATCTCTGTGCAGGTCGCGTCTCCGTTGGAGACAGCGAAGTACAGCGGGGTCCTCCTCATGTCGCCGTAGTTGTCGGTGATGTGAGGGGCCAACTGCGCATTGACGTCGAAGCCTTTCTGCAGCAGGAGCTCCAGGCAGTGAGTGTGGCCTCCATCAGCGGCAGAGTGGACGGGGCTGTGGCCGGACAGCCGCAGGGCCCGTCTGGTGGTGATGGGGATCAAAATCCTCAAAGCTCTGACGGAGAAAAGAAGTAGATCATTCGTTTACCATACAATGTGTCTCAGATTCTGCTGCGTGAATTTAAAGAAAAGATCCATTTACAAATGAATCTGCCACAGCGTCTGTTTTTGACCAATTACAGATGTTCAGAGACTTGTTTGGCTCAGACCAACACCAGGCCAACTTTTCTTGTTCTTAACAAAGAAGCCCTGCTGATCAGAGCATCAGCAGCTCTATAACATCGACCCACTCACAGATAGTGTCCCTCATATGCAGCGTGGTGGATGGGCAGCTGGGAGCTCAGGTTGTGAATGTTTGGATTTGCTCCGTGCTGCAGCAAGATGTCGATACAGTCTGGATTCCCCGAACCTGCAGCATCGTACAGGACGCTGTCGCCATTTGGCGCCTGAGCGTTTACATCAGCACCTTTTGatataaaaatagaaacatGGATTTTTAGACCAGGAGCACAGAGAtagttttaaattaaatcagtGCAGCATTATTGGTTCACCATGTTTGATGAGGAGCTCCAGGACTTCAGAGTGGCTGTACTCTGCAGCGATGCCCAGAGGTGTCACTCCATACTGGTCTGTCTCTGAGACCTGACCTCCGTTCTGCAGCAGGAGCTCCATGACTCGAACACAGCCGGCCCTGGAGGCC encodes the following:
- the LOC126407722 gene encoding ankyrin repeat and SOCS box protein 15-like; translation: MDSADDLDEDELLDFNVQMSIQESCHLMGPGRSEALKLALAIKQGDMVALQKLCDFPAAFSQVDKQGWYPLHRAAVQPLVQVLETVLYASFSLTLEEKTSGGETFLTLAVKAGLVENVTMLLDHGASPHTTNSKNESPLLLAVRGGSYQMVSSLIAGGARVGQVCLKKWTAVHEASRAGCVRVMELLLQNGGQVSETDQYGVTPLGIAAEYSHSEVLELLIKHGADVNAQAPNGDSVLYDAAGSGNPDCIDILLQHGANPNIHNLSSQLPIHHAAYEGHYLALRILIPITTRRALRLSGHSPVHSAADGGHTHCLELLLQKGFDVNAQLAPHITDNYGDMRRTPLYFAVSNGDATCTEILLRSGAKPDLDPLRCLLVAVRSGRYEIVKLLLAAKADVNCYFTVVNDTVFPTALLYCLKDEVMMRLLLNNGYDAEKCFCCNHDDEWDDLSETSYSQDQEEKVAFCDFVSVSWLVNLVGQVVSILLEYVGQVSLCGKLRKILEKHKEWSHIHRTIRNPRSLSHLSRVVIRKHLSCSSLMSAHLPNRLKDYLLFKENDLYAKIICRED